gattattatcagatattattatatatatttgatgcatGTACTATTTGTATCCATGCATGACTCATACCTCCATATTTCATCCCTTATCCCTGCCACGCATTGAGATCCGAAacgttttctttttcaaaaaagacATTATTTCGGTTATTGAtgatttttttaacaataatattatacaCATTAATAAAGTGAAAGACTCcacttaaaaatatataaaggattcaaaattttgataaatcTAGCAATTAGAGGATTATCATCAGAGGAAAAAGTACATATATGTTTGTTTTATGCCTATCTCACATTTTTTCTTTGCATTACATTGGCATATATATTTATAGATTATAATTGTATTTCATAGATGTTTGGGAATAAAAAATTAGtctaaaataatttaatgttattttatttttattttttaattttttacgaTATCCTCttacttaattaaaaaataataaatttattgtagatctaaattttattatttaagaatttatattaataatcaatacattattatatatacaaaataaaatttaaactctaaaatttgtttaaataGACGTGTGACCATGTGAACTAACTTTTTGATCaactcaaattaatttttttatattttttaattatttttgaaataattaaataattttagatataataaatttgtaattataaatattagagGCATAAAATTATATGACACACACGGTGGAAACCTATTTGCCATCCTAGCTATCTTTTTTATGGACCATGCTTAACCCCAAAATTCTTCTTGATTGTGATTAGTTCCcacttattaattattataggACCTTGCTAGGTTTTTTTTGTTTCATCTGTCCAAATTATCAATTATACTGTTAATCTATACAAGTATTTATTGAAAATTCTTATAATATTTGTTATTGCTCTTGACTTCAAGTATTATTTTAGTCAAAATGACAAATACAAATGAATGGAGGATaagtattaaattaaaatattaaatttctGGTTATTAATGATATAATCTTTTTGTTGGGCCCTTGTGATAGGCTTCTCCCAAAGCCCATATCCTAATACGATAAACGAATATATAATcaagtccaaaaaaaaaacgaatatataataaaacttTAGAGAGAAGTTTATTCGTCCAAAAACAAGGTGTGAGAGAAGTAATTCTCAATAATCTATGGGTATGAATTATGAAACAAACTAAAatactattattttatttttctttgtattaTATATTACTCCAACAATTTTGACTCCAACAAATTTATTGAATAAAACTCTTTGGAGGAATAAGTCTTTAGTAATATTTTAGATCTTGAATAATGTTGTTGTTTTTAGGCTTAATTAGTATGTCTtgatagtttaattaattttttaataatggttttatagtttaataattaaatcattaTATTAGGTCAAAAATTGTAATTTaactttttataattattttattaaaaagtataattttttttgtttgatataagataaattataaaatactttaaaaataaatattctagaatattattatattttatgaaaaataataattaataaaaatataattataaatttttatctaatataaAACTCAAtcataaaaatttgataaaaactttaaattataaagattaataaaataattaagctttatttttattaaatccAAAGTTATGAGCTCTCAAAGCAGGCTacaaggattttttttttgtttcaacaCCCAAGTATATATCTAACGGATATTTAATATAGAGATAAAATAATCATTTAACATGATTTCTTTTGCTCACATTAAAATTGATTTATACGATTAAATTCAAGTAATACACACCCTTTTAGATTAAcaagtaattttttattcatagtGTCATGCATTATTAAATATTATCGGataaagtatactttttgtctctgaaatttgataaaaattttaaaaataccactattttttttatctcaatTTTGTTCtaaaagttttcgatttgcatcaaatatattttcgacggctaaattttaaaaaaatttaagaccaatctaacaataatacataaaaattatgcttgatttgcttgtATTGAAGATTGTTCTTATAAAATTGTTGTTAAATttgtcttaattttttttaaaattagtcattaaaaatatatttgatgcaaataaaaaaattttagaataaaatttaaacaaaataaatcttaaaaatatttttaaaatttttataaaacttcaaaaacaaaaaatatactttatcccatattatttttctataactTAAAGACAAAGAAATGAAGCCGGTGGAATGTCATTTTCaatttctcccaccattatttaataattttggtACTATATTGCTTAGGTCCAACACTAGAGTCACCTTATTTCAATATTCACAAATTCTTGTCTCTTCTTAATTGGGATTAACACTAAAGTGTTGTTTTAGTTTAATAATAACCCAATTGGAAGTAATTTATTCCATATTAAATCATTTAATTTATACTTCAGATAAGCAATCAACTCATCCAAATAATagtattatcttttttttttttaaattaggtGTAGGATACAAACAAAGCGTTGATGATCTAATCAACAATTAAGTATATTTTTTTCCCCACAACTAAAGAATTAATTCATGTAAGAATAATGTTTGttcacataaaaaaaaaatcttaacaTAAGATTGATGCCCATCACTTGGATCTGAAATTAtattagatttaaaaaaaaaacaaattgaaaaaaaaaaaaagagatgtGGGTGCTTTTCCACTTTGTAGTTCATATGCTATCTCTCAACTATGCCAAAATTGCAAGtacaaataatatatttttatatctaaaaCAACTTCAATAAAAGCTAATACATAAGTTAACTTTTCACCATACTAtgtgtattaaaaaaaaaaaagcagtcacccataaaattaaaaaagaaaaaaaaagtgtctACATAAACTTGATCCTGTGGTTCTATAGCTTATTAAGAGTTATCTCTATTAACTCCATTCACTAACCGTctcaaatgaaaaataaaataaaataaagtactACTAGACTAAAGAAATTAAACTCAATCAAAAAATtacaaagaaaattaaacagacaaataaaataaaagacatAAATAATCATCACTAGATATTGTGATGAAAACCAAAATCTAATtcattgcttttttttttttcagtttctaCATGGTAAATGGCTAAAACAACAAATCCTTCACAATCACACCCCAATAATtaatcatgaaaaaaaaaaaattctccaTCCCCAATTAAAAACCACTATACTAGCTATAatgactaataataataataatactataGTCTATACTAGTAGCTATAACAATAtttaacaataacaacaacaataataataataatgttattaattaaatattcatAGTGATTCAAGAAAACCAGTTTTTGTAAGAACAGCATTCCTCACTTTGCTAAGATCTCTACCTTTGAGTGTTCTTCCAACACCTTCCAACACTGAGAATGATGATATTTGACTCCTTGCTAGCCTCCTAGCAATAAACTCATGTGGTGGTAGcaacattttattattattattattaacatcATATTCATCATAATCTTCATCTAATAAATCCTCATCACTACCATAATCTTCAACATAATCACCTGAATTATACATCTTTGACCAATCAGGGATGTTGACCGGTGCTGATTGCTGAAGAAATTGATGAAATTTTGCTTCACTAGAggaattattatttttattattattattattaatgttatTTGTGCTATTAGGCCTTGGAATCATTCTTGATCTAGGGACAGGAATAGGAGAAGACTCCTTAATTTTAAGGGCACCAGAGTGATGTGTGTCCTTGTTAAGGACACACCaaacatcttcttcatcaaagtCACCATCTCTCAATGATTTCCATATCCCACTATGTTCCCTAACTAATCCATACTTACCTTCCATCTTTCTTAGTTAAGTCACCAACACAAAAAACCCTTAGTACTTTCCTACAAACACCACACAATAAATCTAAAATCAGAATCAACTTTTGGAAAAATTTAAAGTATAATATTCTATATTTCAATCATTTTAACTGTTGATTTCAATCATGTATATGATTAAGATCGACGGCTaaggatttggatcctctaaagtttgaattttacagagtaaagtgtgatcttctacTTTTGAATAATTTCTCTTTCGTATTTATTTTTGGTTCCACCTATGAAATCAATGGTGAGAGATCAAACTTTattctctaaagtgaaattcaaactttagaggatctaAATCCGACGGCTAAAATTACCGGACCACCAATATTTTTCCCTATTGATCTTGATTCAGAATATTGTGACTTTTTTTTAAACctccaaatttaaaaaaaaaatcagataaAAAATAATGGAGAAATTTTATAAGGAAAGCAAGAATCTTCTTAAATCTACCTTTTTTGGAGGGGGACTCAGAAGCTTCTCCAAAGTggtgttttaatttaatttcctttctGGAATATGCAAAgcaaagaaaaattaagaaatttaaTTTAGAGGTATATAAGTAATTAACTATATatggaaaataataaattgaaactgataattattaattaaggaTCATGATGCTATATATATTTTGAGTAGAAAAGGTTGTTCTTAGTTCTTACCTTAGTAGATGAGAGAGTGTTGGCAGAAGAGAATGGTggaaaacaagaagaagaagaagaagagggagTGAATGAATGAAATGAATGGCAGCACAAGTTCCCAAGCTCCAATAATAAGACACCATTTATGCTTTGTCTTTGCACTATGATTATGATGCATCTACCTATCAATTGCactcttttccttttttatttttattttttttaatttaaatcagagtttgaaaattttctgagtaaattaaaaaactgttttttaatttacactagataattatatataaaaaatttagagaaaTATGTATTTTGTATCTCTCTTATATATATTATCAAATTTTCTTAGGTAcattttaaaattctttaaatATTTGTAGAATGATTATCCAACaaaataaatcatattataataagaaataattaaaaaatgtcTTAAGAATGTTAATTAAGAGAGtgtaaaaaaatttgattttatattttaaatgtataaaaatacttaaatttcaatatttactttgttattttttctaattgaaATATTCTTatgatgaaaatgaatttaGATTTTAATGAAATTTGAAGGTTTTTTTTTATCGGCTGTgtcagttaatttttttttaccatgTATTTAACTTTTAtctgttttcttttgttttttattttttatggtaaGTTTTAACTCTTGCTAAGTACTAacttttggattttttattttaataaataaataaattataataattattgaaataaattatttaaaaaatatttatcaaaataaatacttctctcttattttatttgataaatattttttaaattatttatttcaataattattataattaatttatttattaaaataaaaaatccactAACTTTTGGCTAGCTGTGTGAGGCAGTAATCTTTCTTTTTTACTGAGTCGTTTCACTAACTTTTACAAACTCATAAGCATATGGGAATCTTCAACAGAGAATAATAGTATAAAGGTAAAAAGgctcatttaaattattttaatattatgttaCATAGTGGATGCTTAGTCTTAGACTAACTTTACCTAATTCCCCAAATAATGATCTTACTtgataagtatatatatatataaaataacgGGAGCTTCTTTTTAATTGTCCTCTTAATTTTTTGcatcattttaattaattaattgataaagtatatatataatatttcctttttttttgttgtaaCTCGTGTCTCTATAAGATGTGCATAGCATAActgaaattaaaatattattacttattAATTTCTAcaattgattaaatttttttgttgtctTGTATTTAATTAGCGCCAATTTTCTCAATTAAATAGATAGATGAAATTGAATTACGAAAAATtatgaattcaaaaaattatgaattactATTCCCTACGTGATTGAACGGCTAATAGATAAAGACTGGCTATTGTCAAAGAACAGACAAAAGAAGTCAAAATtttcaacaagaacaaaatgACAAAAGCTaggaaattaataaataaataaatacataaccattttgttttcctcttctctttgtttttttatttaattttgcattactaataatataaattatttacatatccatttaattatatttattttttaaataattataaaactaattattttattaatataaattgaaTATATAAAATCTCTTTATAATaccaattcataatttttttcataaactgTTTTCATGTTAAATGGCACGCCGCACATCAAATGATAATTGATAAAAGTATAAAACTATGAAAGTGTCATATAACACTCCACCACCTAGtaaaataatatcaataatattaaaaaaataaaaatcttgtACCATGATTCCATGAGTGAGAAACACAACTAGCACACGGAAAATGCACAATTATGTTATGTCACAAAGTGCTGTTAATGTGtaataaaataacttaagaTATATTCATAATTAAGATATATCCTAAGTTAATAAGATTTAACTATTTAAGGTTAAGCTTCTAGGAAGCTTCAGGTGTTGAACAAAGAAGAATGTGACTCACACACATCAATGCACCAATTGGCAACTCATCAATTCAAAGTATATGGTTGCATCTTTTAAACTTATTAAACTACTCCTCCACTTTCATTTatgacaacaataaaaaaaatttttgtaatacTATGTCAGACACATCtttcttaataattttattggaattaattcaaatggtgGATTATTGATATTTTTCATTTAGCAACTTGTAAATCATcaaacttttttattattatcatgaACTAAGATAAAAGAGTAGTTTAATAAAACTGTGTTGTTCCAAATTTTCAAAGGTTTAATTAAAGAACAATGTTAGGGGGCTAGTAATTTTTGTGATTATTAGCCATCAAtaatgatttgatggtgtgagattggtatGGGATTTCATCCAATGACTTACCTTCATCTGCTGGTTATATGccggccaaaattcaataaaactgctggtCCCCTATACTTTCCCTTAATTAAATATTTAGCTGAACACTGCATTATAATAATTAAGGATTATTTTTCATTTGTgacttataaaattttttattttttatattttttttgctaATCTTTAAGATTTAAATATGTAGCAATAATATGGTTGAAAATGAAAGCAGTCTCACCTAATCAAGGAACCCATTATTTTCGTTAAACCTTATTTTGTCTAATGTGCATCATATTTTGTACATAAAAGttcataatataaaataatttataaaaaagttgAAATTAATGTAAGTTCTTAATTTATTCATACAAGTTGTATTATTTGAAAATGACAATGTTTAAAAATTTCTCTCAATTGCCAAAACATAGAGGGAACCAAAAGTCTTGCATTAATATCTATAGAAGCAGTATAGTCTTTGCCAAATGTTACTTATATATAATGAGATAAACATgttgttttataattttatctaatttaatttcttgttattcTATCTTGGACCACATCACAAAATTATTGAAATTCATAACAAAAGCCATTATATCTTAAAACCAAGGTAGGTAACAATGAACGTTTAGTAATAAGTGAACACATCAACACATGTATGGCCAAAAGTTGCATAGTACAAAATAGTATCATGAATTAAGGAGGCTACATTACATTACAATTATTtcaattcaagcaagttctttTCATTGTAATAAATTTGTGGTGGGGCATATGGTAAATGTTTGTTCAGTGAATAGAGTTATTCTCAGtcattattatgtattttatatgACAAAAAAACATGAAGAAAAGTCAACATTCTTGTGCTGCTCATTTGTCATTCCTTACAAGTTGTATACCAAAACTCATGAAGTATCATTATGTAACTTGTTATGTAATAGAATATGGATAAAATGGTCAATTCCACTTGTgttaataaaataactaaaagaaaACAGTATAGATTTGAAAGAGTTTTCAATGGCACAAAAAGCTAAAATGATTTGATGATCTAACATTGAATAATTGGATCAGATTACATAAATGAGGCAATTCTGCAATATATATAGTAAGTTACCACATAATTTTGTTAttaacacaaaataaaaataatatatttgaaaacaaattaagTTTGATTATCTCTTAATAACTATATCTTGATCTTCTTGATCTTAATCTGTTATATTATATACTCTATCTCTATTACCCTCCTTTAAATTCATGGTGATTTTAGGAAAAACCTTGAGTTTGGAACAGAACTTTTCAAAAGTAGGAGCTAATAAAGCCTTGTGAAAATGTCAGCAACCTATTCTGTAGAGGGTATGTGCACAACCTTCAATTGATTCTGATTAACCCTCTCACGAATAAAATGCAGATCCAAGTCAAAATGTTTTGTCCTGCTATGAAGAACAGGATTTTCAGCAAGCAACACAGCGCTGATATTGTCACAGAAAAGAGTGGGTGTCCCAGATAGTGAAATGTGCAGTTCCTTCAACAAATTTTGTAACCAAATGACTTCAGAATCTGCTGCAGCTAGCTCGCGGTATTCAGCTTCCGTGCT
The Arachis stenosperma cultivar V10309 chromosome 7, arast.V10309.gnm1.PFL2, whole genome shotgun sequence genome window above contains:
- the LOC130941029 gene encoding protein S40-5-like → MEGKYGLVREHSGIWKSLRDGDFDEEDVWCVLNKDTHHSGALKIKESSPIPVPRSRMIPRPNSTNNINNNNNKNNNSSSEAKFHQFLQQSAPVNIPDWSKMYNSGDYVEDYGSDEDLLDEDYDEYDVNNNNNKMLLPPHEFIARRLARSQISSFSVLEGVGRTLKGRDLSKVRNAVLTKTGFLESL